The following coding sequences are from one Camarhynchus parvulus chromosome 1, STF_HiC, whole genome shotgun sequence window:
- the ACOT9 gene encoding acyl-coenzyme A thioesterase 9, mitochondrial isoform X4: MVCCVRSKLRDIVGASTNWRDHVQAMQERKALHTLLAKRQEDLPPRRMKDSYLEVILPLGSQPEIREKYLNVHNSVRFGRILEDLDSLGVLICYTHTKQEMQQRSPLSIVTALVDKINLCQKIIHPDCDIKFTGNVSWVGKTSMEVRMHMLQQHGGDYSPVLDATFVMVARDPENKRPAFVNPLIPESPEEEEIFKQGELNKLKRIEFSTASLLKMAPTAEERNIVHDIFLNTLDPRTVSFRSRKLPPNSVWIEDAKLKGLEICHPEERNIFNRIFGGFLMRKAFELAWATACSYGGSRPFIVSVDDIMFQKPVEVGSLLLLSGQVCYTEKNYIQIRVHSEVYNANTKEHHTTNIFHFTFISENEVPQVVPKTYGESMLYLDGKRHFTAVMKEI; this comes from the exons GGATCATGTGCAAGcaatgcaagaaagaaaagctctCCATACTTTACTGGCAAAACGGCAGGAAGATCTCCCTCCTAGGAGAATGAAGGATAGCTACTTGGAAGTTATTCTGCCTCTAGGAAGTCAGCctgaaataagagaaaaataccTCAATGTACACAACAGTGTAAG GTTTGGAAGGATACTTGAAGATCTTGACAGTTTAGGAG TTCTTATTTGCTACACTCACACCaagcaggaaatgcagcaaagATCTCCTTTATCCATAGTTACAGCTCTGGTGGATAAAATCA ATTTGTGCCAGAAGATTATACATCCAGACTGTGACATCAAATTCACAGGCAATGTTTCTTGGGTTGGGAAGACCTCAATGGAAGTGAGGATGCACATGCTGCAG CAACATGGTGGTGATTACAGCCCTGTGTTAGATGCAACCTTTGTCATGGTGGCCCGGGACCCAGAGAACAAACG GCCAGCATTTGTTAATCCACTCATTCCTGAGAgccctgaggaggaagaaatCTTCAAGCAAGGGGAAT tgAACAAGTTGAAGAGGATTGAATTCAGCACTGCTTCCTTGCTGAAaatggctcccactgcagaagaaagaaacattgTGCATGACATATTCCTTAATACCCTGGACCCAAG GACAGTGAGTTTCCGGAGTCGTAAATTACCCCCCAATTCAGTGTGGATTGAAGATGCAAAGCTGAAAGGCCTGGAGATTTGCCATCCTGag GAACGAAACATCTTCAATAGGATCTTTGGGGGTTTTCTCATGAGAAAGGCATTTGAACTGGCATGGGCAACTGCTTGCAGCTATGG GGGTTCCAGACCCTTTATTGTATCTGTTGATGATATCATGTTTCAGAAGCCAGTAGAAGTTGGATCCTTATTACTGCTTTCTGGACAG GTctgttacacagaaaaaaactacATCCAAATTCGAGTACACAGTGAAGTTTACAATGCGAATACCAAGGAGCACCATACTAccaatattttccattttacattTATATCAGAAAATGAGGTCCCACAAGTTGTACCTAAGACATATGGAG AGTCCATGTTGTATTTAGATGGGAAGCGCCACTTTACTGCAGTCATGAAAGAAATCTGA
- the ACOT9 gene encoding acyl-coenzyme A thioesterase 9, mitochondrial isoform X5 encodes MQERKALHTLLAKRQEDLPPRRMKDSYLEVILPLGSQPEIREKYLNVHNSVRFGRILEDLDSLGVLICYTHTKQEMQQRSPLSIVTALVDKINLCQKIIHPDCDIKFTGNVSWVGKTSMEVRMHMLQQHGGDYSPVLDATFVMVARDPENKRPAFVNPLIPESPEEEEIFKQGELNKLKRIEFSTASLLKMAPTAEERNIVHDIFLNTLDPRTVSFRSRKLPPNSVWIEDAKLKGLEICHPEERNIFNRIFGGFLMRKAFELAWATACSYGGSRPFIVSVDDIMFQKPVEVGSLLLLSGQVCYTEKNYIQIRVHSEVYNANTKEHHTTNIFHFTFISENEVPQVVPKTYGESMLYLDGKRHFTAVMKEI; translated from the exons atgcaagaaagaaaagctctCCATACTTTACTGGCAAAACGGCAGGAAGATCTCCCTCCTAGGAGAATGAAGGATAGCTACTTGGAAGTTATTCTGCCTCTAGGAAGTCAGCctgaaataagagaaaaataccTCAATGTACACAACAGTGTAAG GTTTGGAAGGATACTTGAAGATCTTGACAGTTTAGGAG TTCTTATTTGCTACACTCACACCaagcaggaaatgcagcaaagATCTCCTTTATCCATAGTTACAGCTCTGGTGGATAAAATCA ATTTGTGCCAGAAGATTATACATCCAGACTGTGACATCAAATTCACAGGCAATGTTTCTTGGGTTGGGAAGACCTCAATGGAAGTGAGGATGCACATGCTGCAG CAACATGGTGGTGATTACAGCCCTGTGTTAGATGCAACCTTTGTCATGGTGGCCCGGGACCCAGAGAACAAACG GCCAGCATTTGTTAATCCACTCATTCCTGAGAgccctgaggaggaagaaatCTTCAAGCAAGGGGAAT tgAACAAGTTGAAGAGGATTGAATTCAGCACTGCTTCCTTGCTGAAaatggctcccactgcagaagaaagaaacattgTGCATGACATATTCCTTAATACCCTGGACCCAAG GACAGTGAGTTTCCGGAGTCGTAAATTACCCCCCAATTCAGTGTGGATTGAAGATGCAAAGCTGAAAGGCCTGGAGATTTGCCATCCTGag GAACGAAACATCTTCAATAGGATCTTTGGGGGTTTTCTCATGAGAAAGGCATTTGAACTGGCATGGGCAACTGCTTGCAGCTATGG GGGTTCCAGACCCTTTATTGTATCTGTTGATGATATCATGTTTCAGAAGCCAGTAGAAGTTGGATCCTTATTACTGCTTTCTGGACAG GTctgttacacagaaaaaaactacATCCAAATTCGAGTACACAGTGAAGTTTACAATGCGAATACCAAGGAGCACCATACTAccaatattttccattttacattTATATCAGAAAATGAGGTCCCACAAGTTGTACCTAAGACATATGGAG AGTCCATGTTGTATTTAGATGGGAAGCGCCACTTTACTGCAGTCATGAAAGAAATCTGA